A single Candidatus Rubidus massiliensis DNA region contains:
- a CDS encoding ribosomal-protein-alanine acetyltransferase — protein sequence MKKTILLFSLFLKLFIFSYSSESEIVNNEIVTLNLCEESDLIACRTIFIEAFTKAYENFSKEQLGVKDKIQFLEEAFEDVRDDLKDSLQTLVVAKINGKVIGFVGFKKTDKAGEIYISQLAVEPSRWQQGIGKHLVFSVFDVYKDVKSLVVIPRRINEVARNFYSRLGFKESSYMHPGYDPQKYIGYELILNQ from the coding sequence ATGAAAAAAACTATTCTTCTTTTTTCTTTATTTCTTAAGCTATTTATTTTCTCTTATAGCTCGGAATCTGAAATAGTTAATAACGAAATAGTTACATTAAATTTATGTGAAGAAAGTGACTTGATTGCTTGCCGTACCATATTTATTGAAGCTTTTACTAAAGCTTATGAAAACTTTTCTAAAGAACAACTTGGCGTAAAAGATAAGATCCAATTTTTAGAAGAGGCTTTTGAAGATGTAAGAGATGATTTAAAAGACTCTTTGCAAACACTCGTTGTTGCTAAAATTAATGGCAAAGTGATTGGTTTTGTGGGTTTTAAAAAAACTGATAAAGCAGGAGAAATCTATATTAGTCAGTTAGCAGTAGAACCTAGTAGATGGCAACAAGGAATTGGAAAACACCTTGTCTTTTCGGTATTTGATGTTTACAAAGACGTGAAATCTTTAGTTGTCATACCAAGAAGAATCAATGAAGTGGCAAGAAATTTTTATTCTAGATTAGGTTTTAAAGAATCTAGCTATATGCACCCAGGCTACGATCCTCAAAAATATATTGGTTATGAATTAATCTTAAATCAGTAA
- a CDS encoding sugar 1,4-lactone oxidases — protein sequence MSNPQKIVIVGANGGIGHRLLHILSENFSIIALVHHSDSNIRNIKNIQIVKIEDTNLSSIEELLNSDTVIIHCANSKNKENNIEFTQELLKTAQQKKCKLFVYLSSWVVYSDTKMNRNGYSEEQSLKISKLDAYALNKYRQEEIIKKELSSSETNFIILRPSLVYGENQGAWFEQILSLIRKFPLSINGKFLDLIHVDDLCEYIKILILNKESYNQVYNVGGEKIRSEDYFFTMGKIVGKKVKNIPQFLNWLLNKLPSSLWFLRENIILNSEKIIHRTDYLPQISFHEFIKGISRKDYYPKDYEELKQAYLKSYKSFTPICLGYSFKISKKKPKGALIHTNKLNKILHIENNLVTVQSGVILSDLVYELDRHDLALETLPEYLYLSVGACITTPIHGSSNKYGSLADLVTKITYMKNGEILSINETDPNWNEMFFNDLKDIILLEITFKCVKSYFLKRTLEIIDDSTLEHIDSLWQSNYSVILQWYPNNKKAIVWKINLIEKFENTNTVFFSFPRHAIPFWRASYLHKYLNQIGKSYLIQQTLKQSQLINNAKKFFRLKDNSTKDIEFILCKTSYAELIKLIKSEVENGNKTPFSVGIRYGGKSNLKNSPCYNNEVYFVEVLTSDPYWLDKLKIFSNTWKVDFHSGKYSLK from the coding sequence ATGAGTAATCCACAAAAAATAGTAATTGTTGGGGCAAATGGTGGGATCGGACATAGATTACTACATATTTTATCAGAAAATTTTTCTATAATTGCCTTAGTTCACCACTCAGATAGTAATATTCGCAATATAAAAAACATTCAAATTGTAAAGATTGAAGATACAAATTTATCTTCAATTGAAGAATTACTCAATAGTGATACAGTGATTATTCATTGTGCAAACAGCAAGAATAAAGAAAATAACATAGAATTCACCCAAGAATTACTCAAAACAGCACAACAGAAAAAATGTAAATTATTTGTCTATCTAAGCTCGTGGGTAGTTTATTCAGATACAAAAATGAATAGAAATGGCTATTCAGAAGAACAATCGCTAAAAATAAGCAAATTAGATGCCTATGCTCTTAATAAGTATAGACAAGAAGAAATCATTAAAAAAGAATTATCCTCTTCTGAAACTAATTTTATTATCTTAAGACCGTCCTTAGTTTATGGAGAAAATCAAGGGGCATGGTTTGAGCAAATATTATCTTTAATAAGAAAATTTCCATTGAGCATAAATGGTAAGTTTTTAGATTTGATACATGTTGATGACTTGTGCGAATATATAAAAATTTTAATCCTAAATAAAGAGAGTTATAATCAAGTTTATAATGTTGGAGGAGAAAAGATTCGATCGGAAGATTACTTTTTCACAATGGGGAAAATAGTTGGAAAAAAAGTAAAAAATATTCCTCAATTTTTAAACTGGTTGCTAAATAAGCTTCCATCAAGTTTATGGTTTCTAAGGGAAAATATAATACTTAATTCAGAAAAAATTATTCATAGAACAGATTATCTACCACAAATATCATTCCATGAATTCATAAAAGGGATCTCTCGAAAAGACTACTATCCCAAAGATTATGAGGAACTTAAACAAGCTTATTTAAAATCATATAAATCGTTTACGCCAATTTGCCTTGGTTATTCTTTTAAGATTAGTAAAAAAAAGCCAAAAGGAGCTTTAATTCATACCAATAAATTGAATAAAATTTTGCACATCGAAAATAACTTGGTAACAGTGCAATCAGGAGTCATACTATCAGATTTAGTTTATGAATTAGACCGACATGATTTAGCCTTAGAAACCTTACCAGAATATTTATACTTAAGCGTTGGAGCTTGCATTACAACACCTATACACGGCAGCAGCAATAAATATGGGTCCTTGGCGGATCTAGTCACAAAAATTACCTATATGAAAAACGGAGAAATTTTATCGATTAACGAAACAGATCCAAATTGGAACGAAATGTTCTTTAATGATTTAAAAGATATAATTTTACTCGAAATTACTTTTAAATGTGTAAAAAGTTATTTTCTAAAAAGAACCTTAGAAATCATAGATGACTCAACTTTAGAACATATAGATTCCTTATGGCAAAGCAATTATTCTGTTATATTGCAGTGGTATCCAAATAATAAAAAAGCCATTGTATGGAAAATAAATCTTATCGAAAAATTCGAAAACACAAATACTGTTTTCTTTTCTTTCCCAAGACATGCTATTCCTTTTTGGAGAGCTAGCTATTTACATAAATATTTAAATCAAATCGGAAAAAGTTATTTAATTCAACAAACGCTTAAGCAAAGCCAATTAATAAATAATGCAAAAAAATTTTTTCGACTTAAAGACAATAGCACAAAAGATATTGAATTTATCCTCTGCAAAACTTCTTATGCTGAATTAATTAAACTGATTAAAAGCGAAGTTGAAAACGGAAACAAAACCCCTTTTTCTGTTGGAATTAGGTATGGTGGAAAAAGTAATTTAAAAAATAGTCCTTGTTACAACAATGAAGTATATTTTGTTGAAGTTCTTACTTCTGATCCTTATTGGTTAGATAAATTGAAGATATTTAGTAATACTTGGAAAGTTGATTTTCACTCTGGTAAATACAGTCTAAAATAA